From a single Sorghum bicolor cultivar BTx623 chromosome 5, Sorghum_bicolor_NCBIv3, whole genome shotgun sequence genomic region:
- the LOC110435814 gene encoding bromodomain testis-specific protein-like isoform X2: MTKACKKRRGVCVSSEFGDLSLSTIFEVDESRLSEMDGVTSIPTCEHQSSYELKAESMNTRKIRWCTKILRKLMDHKGGWIFNQPVDPVLYGLPDYFDVIRSPMDLGTVKKRLTNKQYVSTDEFAADVRLTFSNAMKYNPPGNDVHAIAQQLNGIFDSKWESVKKKFRGPSPVQQQKTIFTKACKKRREVCVSSDLGDSSTVFEAEESRLSKKDGVTPIPTCEHQSSYELKAESMNASKIRLCGSVVRKLIAYKGGWIFKDPVDPVRLGIPDYFDVIRNPMDLGTVKNKLTKKKYVSIEEFAADVRLTFSNAMKYNPPGNDVHTVAKELNRVFDLLWESMERKFIGPSPVQEQKTIFTEVQALMDSKSTIGCSNSKPSVIRRPVACSNSIANKPLTDVLSFKVKIVSFVGSDKQISSKGIQKDEVSSQVEYTKRS, translated from the exons GTAAGCAGTGAATTTGGAGACTTGAGTTTGAGTACAATCTTTGAGGTTGACGAAAGCAGACTCTCTGAAATGGATGGTGTGACATCAATTCCTACATGTGAGCACCAATCGTCTTATGAACTGAAGGCTGAAAGTATGAATACTAGGAAGATAAGGTGGTGCACAAAAATCTTAAGGAAGCTcatggatcacaaaggtggttGGATTTTCAATCAACCTGTTGATCCAGTGCTGTATGGGCTTCCTGATTACTTTGATGTTATCCGTAGCCCGATGGATTTAGGTACTGTTAAGAAGAGACTCACTAACAAGCAATATGTGAGCACTGATGAGTTTGCGGCAGATGTGAGGCTAACATTTTCAAATGCCATGAAGTATAATCCTCCAGGGAATGATGTCCATGCTATCGCTCAACAACTGAATGGAATATTTGATTCAAAATGGGAATCAGTGAAAAAGAAATTTAGAGGACCAAGCCCAgttcaacagcagaagacaataTTCACAAAAGCCTGTAAGAAGAGGAGGGAAGTTTGTGTAAGTAGTGATTTGGGAGACTCGAGTACAGTCTTTGAGGCTGAGGAAAGCAGACTCTCTAAAAAGGATGGTGTGACACCAATTCCTACATGTGAGCACCAATCATCTTATGAACTCAAGGCTGAAAGTATGAATGCTAGTAAGATAAGGCTGTGTGGAAGTGTCGTAAGGAAGCTCATTGCTTACAAAGGTGGCTGGATTTTCAAAGATCCTGTTGATCCAGTTCGTCTTGGGATTCCTGACTACTTTGATGTTATCCGCAACCCAATGGATTTGGGTACTGTTAAGAATAAACTCACAAAAAAGAAATATGTAAGCATTGAGGAGTTTGCAGCAGATGTGAGGCTAACATTTTCAAATGCTATGAAGTATAATCCTCCAGGCAATGATGTCCATACTGTCGCTAAAGAACTGAATCGAGTATTTGATTTATTATGGGAATCAATGGAAAGGAAATTTATAGGCCCAAGCCCAGTTCAAGAGCAGAAGACAATATTCACAGAAGTTCAAGCTCTAATGGATTCAAAGTCTACAATTGGGTGCTCAAATTCAAAACCTTCGGTTATTAGAAGGCCAGTTGCTTGCTCAAATTCGATTGCAAATAAGCCATTGACAGATGTGTTATCCTTTAAA GTAAAAATCGTATCTTTCGTGGGCAGCGATAAGCAGATTTCTTCCAAAG GAATCCAGAAGGATGAGGTTTCTTCCCAGGTGGAGTACACTAAGAGGTCCTGA
- the LOC110435814 gene encoding bromodomain testis-specific protein-like isoform X1, which produces MTKACKKRRGVCVSSEFGDLSLSTIFEVDESRLSEMDGVTSIPTCEHQSSYELKAESMNTRKIRWCTKILRKLMDHKGGWIFNQPVDPVLYGLPDYFDVIRSPMDLGTVKKRLTNKQYVSTDEFAADVRLTFSNAMKYNPPGNDVHAIAQQLNGIFDSKWESVKKKFRGPSPVQQQKTIFTKACKKRREVCVSSDLGDSSTVFEAEESRLSKKDGVTPIPTCEHQSSYELKAESMNASKIRLCGSVVRKLIAYKGGWIFKDPVDPVRLGIPDYFDVIRNPMDLGTVKNKLTKKKYVSIEEFAADVRLTFSNAMKYNPPGNDVHTVAKELNRVFDLLWESMERKFIGPSPVQEQKTIFTEVQALMDSKSTIGCSNSKPSVIRRPVACSNSIANKPLTDVLSFKVKIVSFVGSDKQISSKGANGISSLHYTQQAFIPGAN; this is translated from the exons GTAAGCAGTGAATTTGGAGACTTGAGTTTGAGTACAATCTTTGAGGTTGACGAAAGCAGACTCTCTGAAATGGATGGTGTGACATCAATTCCTACATGTGAGCACCAATCGTCTTATGAACTGAAGGCTGAAAGTATGAATACTAGGAAGATAAGGTGGTGCACAAAAATCTTAAGGAAGCTcatggatcacaaaggtggttGGATTTTCAATCAACCTGTTGATCCAGTGCTGTATGGGCTTCCTGATTACTTTGATGTTATCCGTAGCCCGATGGATTTAGGTACTGTTAAGAAGAGACTCACTAACAAGCAATATGTGAGCACTGATGAGTTTGCGGCAGATGTGAGGCTAACATTTTCAAATGCCATGAAGTATAATCCTCCAGGGAATGATGTCCATGCTATCGCTCAACAACTGAATGGAATATTTGATTCAAAATGGGAATCAGTGAAAAAGAAATTTAGAGGACCAAGCCCAgttcaacagcagaagacaataTTCACAAAAGCCTGTAAGAAGAGGAGGGAAGTTTGTGTAAGTAGTGATTTGGGAGACTCGAGTACAGTCTTTGAGGCTGAGGAAAGCAGACTCTCTAAAAAGGATGGTGTGACACCAATTCCTACATGTGAGCACCAATCATCTTATGAACTCAAGGCTGAAAGTATGAATGCTAGTAAGATAAGGCTGTGTGGAAGTGTCGTAAGGAAGCTCATTGCTTACAAAGGTGGCTGGATTTTCAAAGATCCTGTTGATCCAGTTCGTCTTGGGATTCCTGACTACTTTGATGTTATCCGCAACCCAATGGATTTGGGTACTGTTAAGAATAAACTCACAAAAAAGAAATATGTAAGCATTGAGGAGTTTGCAGCAGATGTGAGGCTAACATTTTCAAATGCTATGAAGTATAATCCTCCAGGCAATGATGTCCATACTGTCGCTAAAGAACTGAATCGAGTATTTGATTTATTATGGGAATCAATGGAAAGGAAATTTATAGGCCCAAGCCCAGTTCAAGAGCAGAAGACAATATTCACAGAAGTTCAAGCTCTAATGGATTCAAAGTCTACAATTGGGTGCTCAAATTCAAAACCTTCGGTTATTAGAAGGCCAGTTGCTTGCTCAAATTCGATTGCAAATAAGCCATTGACAGATGTGTTATCCTTTAAA GTAAAAATCGTATCTTTCGTGGGCAGCGATAAGCAGATTTCTTCCAAAGGTGCCAATGGCATATCTTCTTTGCATTACACGCAACAAGCTTTTATTCCTGGGGCCAATTAA